A section of the Candidatus Binataceae bacterium genome encodes:
- a CDS encoding iron-sulfur cluster assembly accessory protein, with amino-acid sequence MPEELHQHDETEPPKVDTSTLPNVNLTPKAVEMVRKMHAKEGMGADQGLRIGVVGGGCSGFQYQLNFDRQKEGDRVVDVGGVSVLVDDFSLPYIAGTTLDYVEGLHGAGFRFDNPRASRTCGCGSSFSA; translated from the coding sequence ATGCCCGAAGAACTGCACCAGCACGACGAGACCGAGCCGCCGAAGGTCGATACTTCCACGCTTCCCAACGTGAACCTCACCCCGAAAGCGGTCGAGATGGTGCGTAAGATGCACGCGAAGGAAGGCATGGGAGCCGACCAGGGACTTCGTATCGGCGTGGTAGGTGGGGGCTGCTCCGGCTTCCAGTATCAGCTCAACTTTGACCGCCAGAAGGAAGGCGACCGGGTCGTAGACGTCGGTGGCGTCAGCGTTCTCGTTGACGATTTTTCCTTACCCTATATCGCGGGCACCACCCTCGATTATGTAGAGGGCCTGCACGGCGCGGGTTTTCGCTTCGACAATCCGCGCGCCTCGCGCACCTGCGGCTGCGGGTCGTCATTCAGCGCGTAA